One part of the Osmerus mordax isolate fOsmMor3 chromosome 18, fOsmMor3.pri, whole genome shotgun sequence genome encodes these proteins:
- the txnipa gene encoding thioredoxin interacting protein a, whose translation MVAMTKRVKTFEVVFNDPTKTFYCSGDKVAGKVVVEVSEVTRVSAMKVLGIGCAKVEYAKGKQRCREENEYLRYEEVVHLDDQPADTDGSVILRPGNKYEYMFGFELPQQGQIVSSYKGKFGYVQYYVKALMERPAQQPLECKKHFEVEEPLDVNTPDLLSPTGGMKEKKVTCMFIPDGQVSLNAKIDRRGFCEGEDICINAKFENTCSRIVVPKAAIISKHTYQAGGRTKVFRQKLSSVRGNHIISGMCDAWQGKSIRVPKIKPSMLGCNIIRVEYALMIYIHIPGSEKLILELPLVIGTAGLGSRTNSVSSQDGSVSNASLSWVSLQMPSAPPSYCDITRDCRLDQPLTPLLDDFDGDDSPIFMHSPTFQFPSPPAYTEVDEEYNGNARMLQVC comes from the exons ATGGTTGCAATGACAAAGCGAGTGAAGACCTTTGAGGTAGTCTTCAACGACCCTACCAAGACATTTTATTGCAGTGGAGATAAAGTAGCCGGGAAGGTTGTTGTGGAAGTATCCGAGGTGACCAGAGTCTCAGCTATGAAAGTGCTAGGTATTGGATGCGCGAAAGTGGAATATGCCAAAGGAAAGCAACGCTGCCGCGAGGAGAACGAGTATCTCAGATACGAGGAAGTTGTTCATCTGGATGATCAGCCAGCTG ATACTGATGGATCAGTCATTCTGAGACCTGGCAACAAGTACGAATACATGTTTGGATTTGAGCTTCCCCAGCAAGG GCAGATTGTGTCTTCCTACAAGGGCAAGTTTGGCTATGTCCAGTACTACGTCAAGGCCCTCATGGAGAGACCTGCTCAGCAACCCCTGGAGTGCAAGAAACACTTTGAGGTGGAGGAGCCCCTGGATGTGAACACCCCAGATCTGCTG TCTCCCACAGGTGggatgaaggagaagaaggTCACCTGCATGTTCATCCCAGATGGCCAGGTGTCCCTTAACGCCAAGATCGACAGACGAGGCTTCTGCGAGGGCGAGGACATCTGCATCAACGCCAAGTTTGAGAACACCTGCTCCAGAATAGTGGTGCCCAAGGCGGCAATCATCTCCAAGCACACCTACCAGGCTGGTGGGCGCACCAAGGTCTTCCGCCAGAAGCTGTCTTCGGTGCGTGGGAACCACATCATCTCAGGGATGTGTGACGCCTGGCAGGGGAAGAGCATCAGAGTGCCCAAGATCAAACCATCCATGCTGGGCTGCAATATCATCCGTGTGGAGTACGCCCTCATG ATCTACATTCACATCCCGGGCAGCGAGAAGCTGATCCTGGAGCTGCCCCTGGTCATCGGCACCGCAGGCCTGGGCAGCCGCACCAACAGTGTGAGCAGCCAGGACGGCTCCGTCAGCAACGCCTCCCTGAGCTGGGTGTCCCTGCAGATGCCCTCGGCCCCGCCGAGCTACTGTGACATCACCCGCGACTGCCGCCTGGACCAGCCCCTCACGCCCCTGCTGGATGACTTCGACGGGGACGACAGCCCCATCTTCATGCACTCGCCCACCTTCCAGTTCCCATCGCCCCCAGCCTACACTGAG GTCGATGAAGAGTACAATGGCAACGCACGCATGCTGCAAGTCTGCTGA